DNA from Colletotrichum higginsianum IMI 349063 chromosome 7 map unlocalized unitig_7, whole genome shotgun sequence:
GGCACCTGTGTATCCCTCACCAGCGTACCACCCGTTAGCCTCCCCTCCACTTGGGTACGGCGCGCTGAGGTTGGTTTCGCTCGCGGACCTAAGCTGCCCCTCGCTTGCGGACCTGAACTGCGCGGCAACGTTGGCTGCCTCGCGCGAGAGTTGGCCCCAAGCCGCGTGCGGCCTCAGGAACCCTTGTGCCGGgacgggcgagggcgccggcgcagcagcagcagcagcagcagtaggaccagccgccggtgccgccggggccgccgagACATCGAAGCACGCAGCGTgcacgaggacgaggccggcgacctTGACGAGGGTGAAGACGACACTGAACAGCGAGGAAAAGGCCCAcaggccgacgatggcggctgcggcggcgaagccagACATGATGCTCTGAGTGGAGGCGTACTTTCTCACGCCCAGGTCACGGGCGAGGTCGCGGCCGTTGTAGGACTGGATGAAGAAGCCGAACTTGACGACGCCGAacagggcggcgaggacgagccaGTGCGTCGCCAGGAGGGTGCCGACCAGAAGAATGAGGTAGACGTTGCTGTGGCGCGGCAGGTTCGTGGCGAGACGGTCGTGGAGGACGGCctgcgagggcggcggcgtgagGTTCTTTGGGTTGATGAGGTTCGTCACGGGGGTGTCCGGCAGCGGACCCAGCTcgaaggacgacgaggagagcTGGGGCATGGACTGGAACGCGGTGAAGGCGCTCTGGAGGTTGTTGATCATGgccgagggagagaaggCGTTGCCGGGGACGACAGCGGCCGGGGGTtccgtcggcgacgacgaggcgccgccgccgctgcgtcGCTTCTTGCGATGCATGTCGCGCGACGGGGGCGGTCTGGCtgagcgggagcgggagcgggagcgggagcgcGATCGGGAGCGGGCtcttgacgatgatgaggggGCGTCGTGGGCCCTTGCGGTCGGCCTGAGAGAATATTCAGCGACGTCCCATCTCGACTCTCGCGCGGATGAGGTCGGGTAGCCGTAGGGCTCGCGCGGCGTGGGGTAGGCCGAGTCCCTCCGAGATGCAATGTGCTCGTCCGAGTAAGAGGATCTAGCCATCTTTGTTCCTTTTTCTTGTTTTGGAGGTTTTCCCGATATATTTGATTGATGCTCAAGAGTAAGTGGAATGAGACAATGGGGGTCGAGTGAACAAATGCAGTGGTGAGTGTGCTGGGCGATTGAATTCCAGAGAcgggcgaggagaagagcAGAGGGGGGTGTTCGGGTCACACTCACTCGCGGGCCACCCTATGTATGTATTTCTCCGGAAGTTGAACGttggatgaaggaggagaagctgagCAAGCAGAACAGAGCAGGTCAGCAACAGGAAAGATTCGTGTCTCTCGGGAGTGTGAACAGGCGCGGGTGCAGATGCAGCTGAGCCCGACACTGGAAGCGATtggtgggggagggaagCCTTTGGGTGGAGCCTCATCCGGATGCCGGCCCTTGGCGATCTACaactctctccctctctctctttgttTTACATTCTCAACGGCGTTCTATCTTCTCCACGAACCACTTACCTAGTGACGATCTTTGGAATGAATTGAAAGAGTTGTTGGAATGAGAAGATGATGCATCCGGCAACCTCGGCGCTTCTATAACCCCTCAGTGTCAAAGCAGCCGTGGTGCTGATTTCGTGTCAGAGCTGGGACGGCCCGTTAGCTtcaggggagagaggggaaTGTGGCCAAAGCTGCGTCATCACGGCCCATGAAAATTCCGGAAATTTTTCTGGAACCCTTCCagaacatcaacatcaaacCTCTGAGTTCTTTCCACGCATGGGACCTCGTTCCCACGACATTGCGCGTTTGACACCGAAGAGATTATGCATAACATGTCGCTGCTCATAAATTCGGGTAGGGGGGCTTCAGACAACTGACTTCGCTGCAGGCCTGACATCCTGTGGGAGTCTCAAGCCATCCAACATACTTATACTGCcctgtactctgtaccaTATCAATACTAGGGCTTTGTACATTGGTTTGTCTCATCGATCGTCTTTCAACCATTGGGTTTGGGGACTGGAGGCATGACCCGGAGTGTGTGTGTCCCTGGACACAGCCGGGCTGGATCCTGCAAGTGCAGCACACCAGCGGGCCAGCGGGCCAGCCGTGTTAATGACTGAAGCTCAAGAAAAAGCATCTGAGGCCGAGTGGCGTATCGCCTCGCTGCCTTCTTCTTTGTTTAGTTGCTACAGAATATGGACAATTGGTTGCCTGATTGGTCAAAGATCACTCGGGGGCGGAAGGAGACAGGCAGGCTCCCACCCCAGTGACGACCAAGCAGCTCATGTAGGCCCAAGTcaaaacaacaaaaacatacaacaccaggtattcgctggtcgtcaccgacccaactactaatccggccctcattGGC
Protein-coding regions in this window:
- a CDS encoding Prenylated Rab acceptor 1 produces the protein MARSSYSDEHIASRRDSAYPTPREPYGYPTSSARESRWDVAEYSLRPTARAHDAPSSSSRARSRSRSRSRSRSRSARPPPSRDMHRKKRRSGGGASSSPTEPPAAVVPGNAFSPSAMINNLQSAFTAFQSMPQLSSSSFELGPLPDTPVTNLINPKNLTPPPSQAVLHDRLATNLPRHSNVYLILLVGTLLATHWLVLAALFGVVKFGFFIQSYNGRDLARDLGVRKYASTQSIMSGFAAAAAIVGLWAFSSLFSVVFTLVKVAGLVLVHAACFDVSAAPAAPAAGPTAAAAAAAPAPSPVPAQGFLRPHAAWGQLSREAANVAAQFRSASEGQLRSASETNLSAPYPSGGEANGWYAGEGYTGAPGQETYTEMPLTPRTYEAYAPAPSPRREERDGGDLAYGYYEPGRPQSYASGRSY